One genomic segment of Natranaeroarchaeum aerophilus includes these proteins:
- the dph2 gene encoding diphthamide biosynthesis enzyme Dph2 has product MSEQTEYSDGDLRNTGMSLKHDREWDYELDRIVEAVEERDAKKVGLQFPEGLKRRGPDVADDLRQLLDDDVMILLSGQPCYGACDLDTFMMRRTDVFVHFGHSPMKESDKIIYVPLFSNVDVMPIMEEAKAELTDPDDDPDVGLVTTAQHMNRFEEMADWLEERGYEVHTRRGDERLTHEGQVLGCNYASADVDADQILYVGGGKFHPLGLAMEHPDKNVIIADPVNNVVTIADTEKFMKQRYATVHKAMDAETFGVIFCTKIGQGRMDQAEAILEDNDDAYLITMDEVTPDRLRNFGFDAYVNTGCPRITTDDGPQFHKPMLTPGEYQIAVGNKPLDELSFDTFHGTW; this is encoded by the coding sequence ATGAGCGAGCAGACGGAGTACAGCGACGGGGACCTCCGGAACACCGGGATGTCCCTCAAGCACGACCGAGAGTGGGATTACGAACTCGACCGGATCGTCGAGGCAGTCGAGGAGCGCGACGCAAAGAAAGTAGGTCTACAGTTCCCCGAAGGACTCAAACGCCGCGGGCCGGACGTCGCCGACGACCTGCGCCAGTTGCTCGACGACGACGTGATGATCCTGCTTTCGGGCCAGCCCTGTTACGGTGCCTGCGATCTGGACACCTTCATGATGCGCCGGACTGACGTGTTCGTCCACTTCGGGCACAGCCCGATGAAGGAGTCGGACAAGATCATCTACGTACCCCTCTTCTCGAACGTCGACGTCATGCCGATCATGGAGGAGGCCAAGGCGGAGCTCACCGACCCGGACGACGATCCGGACGTGGGGCTCGTGACGACTGCCCAGCACATGAACCGCTTCGAGGAGATGGCCGACTGGCTCGAAGAGCGTGGCTACGAGGTTCACACCCGCCGCGGTGACGAGCGACTGACCCACGAGGGGCAGGTGCTTGGCTGTAACTACGCCTCGGCGGACGTCGACGCCGACCAGATCCTCTACGTCGGCGGCGGCAAGTTCCACCCGCTCGGACTGGCGATGGAACATCCCGACAAGAACGTCATCATCGCGGATCCGGTCAACAACGTCGTGACGATCGCCGACACGGAGAAGTTCATGAAACAGCGCTACGCCACGGTCCACAAGGCGATGGACGCCGAGACGTTCGGCGTCATCTTCTGTACCAAGATCGGGCAGGGGCGGATGGATCAGGCCGAAGCGATCCTCGAAGACAACGACGACGCCTACCTGATCACGATGGACGAGGTGACGCCCGATCGGCTGCGTAACTTCGGCTTCGACGCGTACGTCAACACCGGCTGTCCCCGGATCACGACCGACGACGGCCCGCAGTTCCACAAACCGATGCTCACGCCCGGCGAGTATCAGATCGCCGTCGGAAACAAACCGCTCGACGAGCTGAGCTTCGACACGTTCCACGGCACCTGGTAG
- a CDS encoding alpha/beta hydrolase, with protein MTDTPELPLEHRTIAADGEGPHPAVVILHGRGADETDLLPIAQRLPDELFVLSLRAPDPLQGGYTWYELDLSGGGLHQSQPHPEQFRRSLDLVDESIETAVEAYNLDADRIGLLGFSQGGITSLSLLLETPEKYDWVAALHCYLPDSHCELDPDGIENTPVFIAGGNQDQIIPPGRTEAAATRLSEIGTPVTSRTYETGHGIGPDEHADLLEWIDGQV; from the coding sequence ATGACAGATACACCGGAGCTACCGCTCGAACACCGAACGATCGCCGCCGACGGAGAGGGACCTCATCCCGCTGTCGTCATTCTCCACGGTCGCGGTGCAGACGAAACCGACCTCCTGCCGATCGCACAACGGCTTCCTGACGAGCTGTTCGTCCTTAGCCTTCGCGCACCGGACCCGCTACAGGGCGGCTACACCTGGTACGAACTCGACCTCTCGGGCGGCGGGCTCCACCAGAGCCAGCCCCATCCCGAGCAGTTCCGCCGGAGCCTCGATCTGGTCGACGAGTCGATCGAGACTGCCGTCGAAGCATACAACCTCGATGCCGACCGGATCGGCCTGCTGGGCTTCAGTCAGGGTGGGATCACGAGCCTCTCCTTGCTCCTCGAAACACCGGAGAAGTACGACTGGGTCGCCGCGCTCCACTGCTATCTTCCGGACTCACACTGCGAACTCGACCCGGACGGTATCGAGAACACGCCGGTGTTTATCGCGGGCGGCAATCAGGACCAGATCATCCCGCCGGGACGCACGGAGGCGGCCGCCACCCGGTTGAGTGAGATCGGCACACCAGTGACATCGAGAACCTACGAGACGGGTCACGGAATCGGACCGGACGAACACGCCGACCTGCTGGAGTGGATCGACGGACAGGTCTAG
- a CDS encoding DUF6517 family protein, producing MNRRSVLAGAGAVGLASLSGCLGLAGLDDHESTAGGVDADTRESTDYQQIGIDNITIEESVGVGPVEESVRVVNYLTEHEKSIDMGPLGEQRGAVFMVLTTPQIGIPNYQFNPVEDMSTRELVDLVENNYDEMDDIEHQEDYSMTILDQETTASRFTASAQFDGEDVDVYLHVSEAVETDDDLLVTIGVYPQQVSAQEQENIDSLMEGVVETADGAEEAVEDDGSDEQADDGGDGDEADDGGEEDDSDNDTDEEDDDGLV from the coding sequence ATGAATCGACGAAGTGTCCTCGCTGGCGCTGGCGCGGTCGGACTCGCATCGCTGTCTGGCTGTCTCGGACTGGCCGGACTGGACGACCACGAATCGACGGCAGGGGGTGTCGACGCCGACACCCGTGAGAGCACCGACTACCAGCAGATCGGGATCGACAACATCACCATCGAGGAATCGGTTGGCGTCGGCCCAGTCGAGGAGTCTGTCCGGGTCGTGAACTACCTGACAGAACACGAGAAATCGATCGATATGGGGCCGCTCGGCGAACAGCGCGGCGCGGTGTTCATGGTGTTGACGACGCCCCAGATCGGGATTCCGAACTACCAGTTCAACCCGGTCGAAGACATGTCGACGCGCGAACTCGTCGATCTGGTCGAGAATAACTACGACGAGATGGACGACATCGAACACCAGGAAGACTATTCGATGACGATCTTGGACCAGGAGACGACCGCCTCGCGGTTCACCGCCAGCGCGCAGTTCGACGGCGAAGACGTCGACGTCTATCTCCACGTCAGCGAGGCCGTCGAAACCGACGACGACCTGCTCGTGACGATCGGCGTCTACCCCCAACAGGTCAGCGCACAGGAACAGGAAAACATCGACTCGCTGATGGAGGGCGTCGTCGAGACTGCCGACGGTGCCGAAGAGGCCGTCGAGGACGACGGCAGTGACGAACAGGCAGACGACGGCGGAGATGGTGACGAAGCAGATGACGGCGGTGAAGAAGACGACAGCGATAACGATACTGACGAGGAAGACGACGACGGTCTGGTCTAG
- a CDS encoding DUF411 domain-containing protein — MSDRLSRRSVLATASAVAAVSVAGCLGGDSTEEWAHPGTLSATAHQYNSPNCDCCDVYEQYLDDHLDGSLSASVPEEIGAVKADLGVPGDLQSCHTVEIGPYFVEGHVPVETIATLLDDAPDIAGIALPGMPAGSPGMGGEKEGTWTVYAVGADGGVEPFVQL, encoded by the coding sequence ATGAGCGATCGGCTCTCACGCCGGTCCGTACTCGCCACTGCGTCCGCGGTCGCCGCCGTTTCGGTGGCAGGGTGTCTCGGCGGTGACAGCACGGAGGAGTGGGCCCACCCGGGGACGCTTTCGGCCACTGCACACCAGTACAACAGCCCGAACTGCGACTGCTGTGACGTGTACGAACAGTATCTCGACGACCATCTCGATGGGTCACTTTCCGCATCCGTCCCGGAAGAGATCGGCGCGGTAAAGGCCGATCTCGGTGTTCCCGGGGACCTGCAAAGCTGCCACACCGTCGAGATTGGGCCGTACTTCGTCGAGGGACACGTTCCGGTCGAAACGATCGCGACGTTGCTCGACGACGCCCCGGATATCGCCGGTATCGCGCTGCCCGGAATGCCCGCCGGCTCGCCGGGGATGGGCGGAGAGAAAGAGGGGACGTGGACCGTCTACGCAGTCGGTGCTGACGGCGGCGTCGAGCCGTTCGTGCAGCTTTGA
- a CDS encoding heavy metal translocating P-type ATPase, producing the protein MNTAHVEIAGMSCATCSGSVEEAVGALAGVESVSANFATDDGTVTYDPDAVSLGEIYAAIEEAGYEPEKASASVGIAGMSCSTCAESNREAIESVPGVIEANVNFATDEAQVVYNPVDASLADVYDAIEDAGFEPDRPSGEEGTDLAEERESAVERELNKQRKLVIGGGLLSIPFIGVMIEMFFPGVLPSVLVAPGWVEFVLATALMATLGKEFIVGAYEAAVNTGRANMDTLVAVGTSAGYIYSTGVVAGLIPGGLYFEAVAIILWFITLGNWLEARSKARASDALRTLLEMEADEATLVVDGEEQVVPVEDIEVGDVMKVRPGDQIPTDGVVVDGQSAVDESMVTGESVPVEKGVGDEVVGSTINENGVLLVEATQVGKDTAIQQIVQRVKEAQARQPDVQRLVDTVSAYFVPAVIVNAIVWAIVWAFAPDVLYSVSAWLGGLLPYLDPVGGGPVAGGVSTLEFSMVVLASALLIACPCALGLATPAATMVGSTISATNGVLFKGADILERVRGVDAVVFDKTGTLTHGDMVLTDVVPIRGETGMSGVAADGSGEERPDGGAVIGDDRGDEFGEDDVLAVAASVESDSEHPLAQAIVEGAQERGIEIDDASAFENVPGHGVRAETARGEALVGNRKLMRDNGIDPEPAVERMERLERDGKTAMLVALDGELIGVVATADTVRESAKETIAALQERGLDPVMLTGDNERTAHAVAKQLGIDPENVYAEVLPDEKADTIERIQGDGRRAIMVGDGVNDAPALTTAHVGIVIGSGTDVAIESADVTLMRDDPADVLKAIRISEATISKVWQNLFWAFAYNVTLIPIASLGLLNPALAGLAMTGSSLSVMGNSLAFRGYDPHEDYHLAVTRPFRALAEVVR; encoded by the coding sequence ATGAATACAGCCCACGTCGAGATCGCCGGGATGTCGTGTGCGACCTGTTCCGGATCGGTCGAGGAGGCCGTCGGCGCACTGGCGGGCGTCGAGTCGGTCAGCGCGAACTTCGCGACCGACGACGGAACCGTCACGTACGATCCCGACGCTGTCTCGCTCGGCGAGATCTATGCGGCGATCGAGGAGGCGGGCTACGAGCCCGAGAAAGCGTCTGCTTCGGTCGGGATCGCCGGAATGAGCTGTTCTACCTGTGCGGAGTCGAACCGTGAGGCGATCGAGTCGGTTCCGGGCGTGATCGAGGCGAACGTCAACTTTGCGACCGACGAGGCACAGGTCGTCTACAACCCGGTCGACGCATCGCTCGCTGACGTCTACGACGCGATCGAGGACGCGGGGTTCGAGCCGGATCGCCCCAGCGGCGAGGAGGGGACCGACCTCGCCGAGGAACGCGAAAGCGCCGTCGAGCGCGAGTTGAACAAACAGCGAAAGCTCGTCATCGGTGGCGGGCTTCTCTCGATACCCTTCATCGGCGTGATGATCGAGATGTTCTTCCCGGGCGTCCTGCCGAGCGTCCTCGTCGCGCCCGGCTGGGTCGAGTTCGTTCTTGCGACAGCGCTGATGGCGACGCTCGGCAAGGAGTTCATCGTCGGGGCCTACGAGGCCGCCGTCAACACCGGTCGCGCAAACATGGACACGCTGGTCGCGGTCGGTACCTCCGCCGGCTACATCTACTCGACCGGCGTGGTGGCGGGGCTGATCCCCGGCGGGCTCTACTTCGAGGCCGTCGCGATCATCCTCTGGTTCATCACGCTCGGCAACTGGCTCGAAGCGCGCTCGAAGGCCCGCGCGAGCGATGCGCTCCGGACGCTGCTGGAGATGGAGGCCGACGAGGCGACGTTGGTAGTGGATGGTGAAGAACAGGTCGTCCCGGTCGAGGATATCGAGGTCGGCGACGTGATGAAAGTCCGCCCCGGCGACCAGATCCCCACGGACGGCGTCGTCGTCGACGGCCAGAGCGCGGTCGACGAGTCGATGGTGACCGGCGAGTCGGTCCCGGTCGAAAAAGGCGTCGGCGACGAGGTCGTCGGCTCGACGATCAACGAGAACGGTGTTCTACTGGTCGAGGCGACACAGGTCGGCAAGGACACCGCGATCCAGCAGATCGTCCAGCGCGTCAAGGAGGCCCAGGCGCGCCAGCCCGACGTACAGCGACTCGTCGACACGGTCTCGGCGTACTTCGTTCCCGCCGTAATCGTCAACGCCATCGTCTGGGCGATCGTCTGGGCGTTCGCACCCGACGTGCTCTACAGCGTCTCCGCGTGGCTGGGCGGCCTGTTACCGTACCTCGATCCGGTCGGGGGCGGACCGGTCGCGGGCGGGGTCTCGACGCTGGAGTTCTCGATGGTCGTGCTCGCCAGCGCCCTGCTGATCGCCTGCCCCTGTGCCCTCGGGCTGGCGACGCCCGCGGCAACGATGGTCGGCTCGACGATCAGCGCCACCAACGGCGTCCTGTTCAAGGGGGCCGATATCCTCGAACGGGTCCGGGGCGTCGACGCCGTGGTCTTCGACAAGACAGGGACGCTCACCCACGGCGACATGGTGCTGACCGACGTCGTGCCGATTCGCGGCGAAACGGGGATGAGCGGCGTGGCAGCAGACGGATCCGGAGAGGAACGGCCCGACGGCGGCGCAGTCATCGGCGACGACCGAGGGGACGAGTTCGGCGAAGACGACGTGCTGGCGGTCGCCGCCAGCGTCGAATCCGATTCCGAACACCCGCTCGCACAGGCCATCGTCGAGGGCGCACAGGAACGGGGTATCGAGATCGACGACGCGAGCGCGTTCGAGAACGTCCCCGGCCACGGCGTCCGCGCCGAAACGGCCCGCGGCGAGGCGCTGGTCGGGAACCGCAAACTGATGCGGGACAACGGAATCGACCCCGAGCCCGCCGTGGAGCGGATGGAGCGGCTCGAACGCGACGGCAAGACCGCGATGCTGGTCGCACTCGACGGCGAGCTAATCGGTGTCGTCGCCACGGCCGACACCGTCCGCGAGAGCGCGAAAGAGACCATCGCGGCCCTGCAAGAGCGCGGGCTCGATCCCGTGATGCTGACCGGCGACAACGAACGAACCGCCCACGCGGTGGCCAAACAGCTGGGGATCGACCCCGAGAACGTCTACGCGGAGGTGCTCCCCGACGAGAAGGCCGATACTATCGAGCGAATTCAGGGAGACGGTCGGCGGGCGATCATGGTCGGTGACGGCGTCAACGACGCGCCCGCGCTCACGACGGCCCACGTCGGCATCGTCATCGGAAGCGGGACCGATGTGGCCATCGAGAGCGCCGACGTGACGCTGATGCGTGACGACCCCGCCGACGTGCTCAAAGCGATCCGGATCTCGGAAGCAACCATCTCGAAGGTCTGGCAGAACCTCTTCTGGGCCTTCGCGTACAACGTCACGCTCATTCCGATTGCCTCGCTGGGGCTGCTCAACCCCGCGCTGGCCGGACTGGCGATGACCGGTTCCAGCCTCTCGGTGATGGGCAACAGCCTCGCGTTCCGCGGCTACGATCCCCACGAGGACTACCATCTCGCCGTGACGAGGCCGTTCCGCGCCCTTGCGGAGGTGGTTCGATGA
- a CDS encoding AsnC family transcriptional regulator, translating to MPLDETDAEILRLLVEDASRSYREIGEEVDLTAPSVSDRVEQLREFGVLERFTVAVDQSMFENSAARLVDVQVGPGEADGLAGALAGIDGVEHVIRTESERVVAQTHLPDDEVRALLGEHLAERTVVEYSIEGVVESAWNPDLRGGEFAVDCVECGKTVEGEGVTVERNGHRYVLCCHSCESLFLERYEELEDGVDA from the coding sequence AAGACGCCAGTCGATCCTACCGCGAGATCGGCGAGGAAGTCGACCTGACAGCACCGAGCGTCTCCGACCGGGTCGAGCAACTGCGCGAGTTCGGCGTCCTCGAACGCTTTACCGTCGCCGTCGACCAGTCGATGTTCGAGAACAGCGCGGCACGGCTCGTCGACGTGCAGGTCGGGCCGGGCGAGGCCGACGGACTGGCCGGGGCGCTCGCCGGTATCGACGGCGTCGAGCACGTGATCCGCACGGAGAGCGAACGCGTCGTCGCCCAGACACACCTCCCGGACGACGAGGTGCGGGCGCTACTCGGGGAGCATCTCGCCGAGCGAACGGTCGTCGAGTACAGCATCGAGGGCGTCGTCGAGTCGGCGTGGAACCCCGACCTGCGCGGCGGCGAGTTCGCCGTCGACTGCGTGGAGTGTGGCAAGACCGTCGAGGGCGAGGGCGTCACGGTCGAACGGAACGGTCACCGGTACGTTCTCTGCTGTCACTCCTGTGAGTCGCTGTTTCTGGAACGGTATGAGGAGCTAGAAGACGGTGTCGATGCCTGA